One part of the Streptomyces nigra genome encodes these proteins:
- a CDS encoding TetR/AcrR family transcriptional regulator, producing MGHREDLLEGAKRCLLAKGFARTTARDIVKESGTNLASIGYHYGSKDALLAEAYLALVGELSDAFEGAEGGGVTAPPGSLERFREVWANIIATMREPGSMWRLSVEIVAMGDQLPAVRDHLARQQRDAERALVALFTGVPEKDVPDRTLDTLGRFYTTLMTGLIVQWQFDPDRAPDADALAEGLGMVIEAAG from the coding sequence ATGGGACACCGTGAGGATCTGCTCGAAGGCGCCAAGCGCTGCCTGCTGGCGAAGGGGTTCGCGCGCACGACGGCACGCGACATCGTCAAGGAGTCGGGGACCAACCTGGCGTCGATCGGCTATCACTACGGCTCGAAGGACGCGCTGCTGGCGGAGGCCTACCTGGCCCTGGTCGGCGAGCTGTCCGACGCCTTCGAGGGTGCGGAGGGCGGGGGTGTCACGGCCCCGCCCGGCTCCCTGGAGCGGTTCCGCGAGGTGTGGGCCAACATCATCGCCACCATGCGCGAGCCCGGTTCGATGTGGCGGCTCAGCGTCGAGATCGTGGCCATGGGGGACCAACTGCCCGCCGTACGCGATCACCTGGCGCGCCAGCAGCGGGACGCCGAACGGGCCCTCGTCGCCCTGTTCACGGGCGTGCCCGAGAAGGATGTCCCGGACAGGACCCTGGACACGCTCGGCCGCTTCTACACCACCCTGATGACCGGCCTCATCGTCCAGTGGCAGTTCGACCCCGACCGCGCGCCCGACGCCGACGCGCTCGCCGAGGGGCTCGGCATGGTCATCGAGGCCGCCGGTTAG
- a CDS encoding PucR family transcriptional regulator, with protein MTPADKADYQELVDEISELLGAPATLENRDFELIAFGAYDSEGELDASALDPVRTRSILTRRSTAAVRTWFEGFGITRASGPVRIPRTPEAGVYRARICLPVRHRGVVLGYVWLLDGDPGPTDRQLDDAMAVTARIGALLADEAQHGADLSRELRAVLTAERGWQSDMAVAELRTALGPRADGVHTVLCVAPWPSADPDDAPSVRTVPHATALCTVPWGAAGQSLAVLVRLRSADVRTAAHAAAARLLKDGTTPARPSAGLGEPRTGLSELAASWREASAAARAALAEPRLGPVAEWSGIGPYRLLTALPPEASRDAAVAPLLSPAQRELAHTAEVYLDRAGQAGRTAAELGIHRQTLYYRLSRVEQLTGLDLDDGEDRLLLHMALKAVRL; from the coding sequence GTGACGCCCGCAGACAAGGCCGACTACCAGGAGCTCGTGGACGAGATCTCCGAGCTTCTGGGCGCGCCGGCGACGCTGGAGAACCGCGACTTCGAGCTGATCGCCTTCGGCGCGTACGACAGCGAGGGCGAGCTCGACGCGTCGGCTCTGGACCCGGTGCGCACCCGCTCGATCCTGACCCGGCGCTCCACGGCGGCCGTGCGGACCTGGTTCGAGGGCTTCGGCATCACCCGGGCGAGCGGCCCGGTGCGTATCCCGCGCACCCCGGAGGCCGGGGTGTACCGCGCACGGATCTGCCTCCCGGTACGCCATCGGGGTGTCGTCCTCGGCTATGTGTGGCTGCTGGACGGCGATCCCGGCCCCACCGACCGGCAGCTGGACGACGCGATGGCAGTGACCGCGCGGATCGGCGCGCTGCTCGCGGACGAGGCGCAGCACGGCGCCGATCTGAGCCGTGAGCTGCGCGCGGTGCTGACCGCGGAGCGCGGCTGGCAGAGCGACATGGCCGTCGCCGAGCTGCGCACGGCCCTCGGCCCACGCGCGGACGGCGTCCACACGGTGCTCTGCGTGGCCCCCTGGCCGTCCGCGGACCCGGACGACGCCCCGTCGGTCCGGACGGTGCCGCACGCCACCGCGCTGTGCACGGTCCCCTGGGGCGCGGCCGGGCAGAGCCTCGCGGTGCTCGTCCGGCTGCGCTCGGCGGACGTACGGACGGCGGCGCACGCGGCGGCGGCCCGGCTCCTGAAGGACGGCACGACCCCGGCCCGCCCCTCCGCGGGCCTCGGCGAACCGCGCACCGGGCTCTCCGAGCTGGCCGCGTCCTGGCGGGAGGCGTCGGCGGCGGCGCGCGCGGCGCTGGCGGAGCCTCGCCTCGGCCCGGTGGCCGAGTGGTCCGGCATCGGCCCGTACCGCCTGCTGACCGCACTGCCCCCGGAGGCGTCCCGCGACGCGGCGGTCGCCCCGCTGCTCTCCCCCGCCCAGCGCGAGCTCGCCCACACCGCCGAGGTCTACCTGGACCGCGCGGGCCAGGCGGGCCGCACGGCCGCCGAACTCGGCATCCACCGCCAGACCCTGTACTACCGCCTCTCCCGCGTCGAGCAGCTCACGGGCCTGGACCTGGACGACGGCGAGGACCGCCTGTTGCTGCACATGGCGTTGAAGGCCGTCCGGCTCTAG
- a CDS encoding proline dehydrogenase family protein codes for MLGPVILAASRSDRMRRLISAAPVTKQVVDRFIPGETVDEIVPIVLELTGKGLELTMDVVGEDITRPEQAAAARDAYLHLIDRIKDLELGERVEMSVKLSMFGQALEGGHELALANVRPVVEAAAAIGTTVTLDAEDHTTLDSMFAIHEELRKDFPQTGCVIQAYLFRTEDDARRLAATGSRVRLVKGAYKEPAEVALQRKQDIDKAYVRILRILMEGTGYPMIGSHDPRLISIGQELARRAGRKLDEYEFQMLYGIRSDEHLRLAAEGHRMRVYTAYGTDWYGYFMRRLAEKPANLRFFVRSMVSKG; via the coding sequence GTGCTGGGTCCCGTGATTCTCGCCGCGTCGCGCAGCGACCGGATGCGACGCCTGATCTCGGCGGCCCCGGTGACGAAGCAGGTCGTCGACCGGTTCATCCCCGGCGAGACCGTCGACGAGATCGTGCCGATCGTCCTGGAGCTCACCGGCAAGGGCCTGGAGCTGACCATGGACGTCGTCGGCGAGGACATCACCCGCCCCGAGCAGGCCGCCGCCGCCCGCGACGCCTATCTGCACCTCATCGACCGCATCAAGGACCTGGAGCTCGGCGAGCGCGTCGAGATGTCCGTGAAGCTGTCCATGTTCGGCCAGGCGCTGGAGGGAGGCCACGAGCTGGCCCTCGCCAACGTCCGCCCCGTCGTCGAGGCCGCCGCCGCCATCGGTACGACGGTCACCCTGGACGCCGAGGACCACACCACCCTCGACTCGATGTTCGCCATCCACGAAGAGCTGCGGAAGGACTTCCCGCAGACCGGCTGCGTCATCCAGGCCTATCTGTTCCGCACCGAGGACGACGCCCGCCGCCTCGCCGCGACCGGCAGCCGGGTCCGCCTGGTCAAGGGCGCCTACAAGGAGCCCGCCGAGGTCGCCCTCCAGCGCAAGCAGGACATCGACAAGGCGTACGTCCGGATCCTGCGGATCCTGATGGAGGGCACCGGGTACCCGATGATCGGCTCCCACGACCCGCGACTGATCTCCATCGGACAGGAGCTCGCCCGCCGCGCGGGGCGCAAACTGGACGAGTACGAGTTCCAGATGCTGTACGGCATCCGCAGTGACGAGCACCTGCGGCTGGCCGCCGAGGGCCACCGCATGCGCGTCTACACGGCCTACGGCACCGACTGGTACGGCTACTTCATGCGGCGGCTCGCGGAGAAGCCCGCCAACCTGCGGTTCTTCGTCCGCTCCATGGTCAGCAAGGGCTGA
- the pruA gene encoding L-glutamate gamma-semialdehyde dehydrogenase, whose product MDAVTQVPTPVNEPVHGYAPGSPERARLEAKLKELAENPIDLPMTIGGEKRMGGGDRIDVVQPHNHKARLGTFGTATQQDAQDAIDAALAAAPAWRAMSFDDRAAIILRAAELLAGPWRETLAASTMLGQSKTAQQAEIDTPCELVDFWRFNVKYARDLLAEQPPANSPGVWNRLDHRPLEGFVYAITPFNFTAIAGNLPTAPALMGNVVVWKPSPTQTHAAVLLMQLLEEAGLPKGVINLVTGDGIEVSKVALEHRDLAGIHFTGSTRTFQYLWKTVGNNIEKYRSYPRIVGETGGKDFVVAHPSADRAVRKTALTRGAFEYQGQKCSATSRAYIPASIWNSGFKEEFAAEVDYLTMGDVTDLSNFIGAVIDERAFAKNKAAIDRAQADPSCTIVAGGSYDDSVGYFVRPTVIECSDPENEVFTTEYFGPILAVHVYEDDTYDEMLTQMESVSAYALTGSVISTDRAATACTMEKLRYAAGNFYINDKSTGAVVGQQPFGGGRASGTNDKAGAPQNLMRWTLTRAIKETLVPPTDYAYPHMG is encoded by the coding sequence ATGGACGCTGTGACCCAGGTCCCCACCCCCGTCAACGAGCCGGTGCACGGCTACGCTCCCGGCTCGCCCGAGCGCGCTCGGCTGGAGGCCAAGCTCAAGGAGCTGGCCGAGAACCCCATCGACCTGCCGATGACCATCGGCGGTGAGAAGCGGATGGGCGGCGGCGACCGGATCGACGTCGTGCAGCCGCACAACCACAAGGCCCGCCTCGGCACCTTCGGCACCGCCACCCAGCAGGACGCCCAGGACGCCATCGACGCGGCCCTCGCCGCCGCGCCGGCCTGGCGTGCCATGTCCTTCGACGACCGCGCCGCGATCATCCTGCGCGCCGCCGAGCTGCTGGCCGGCCCCTGGCGCGAGACGCTGGCCGCCTCCACGATGCTCGGCCAGTCCAAGACCGCCCAGCAGGCCGAGATCGACACCCCGTGCGAGCTCGTCGACTTCTGGCGCTTCAACGTCAAGTACGCCCGCGACCTGCTTGCCGAGCAGCCCCCGGCGAACTCCCCGGGCGTGTGGAACCGCCTCGACCACCGCCCGCTGGAGGGCTTCGTCTACGCGATCACGCCGTTCAACTTCACGGCCATCGCGGGCAACCTGCCGACCGCGCCCGCCCTCATGGGCAACGTCGTCGTCTGGAAGCCGTCCCCGACGCAGACCCACGCCGCCGTGCTGCTCATGCAGCTCCTGGAGGAGGCCGGGCTGCCCAAGGGCGTCATCAACCTCGTCACCGGCGACGGCATCGAGGTCTCCAAGGTGGCGCTGGAGCACCGCGACCTCGCGGGCATCCACTTCACCGGCTCGACCAGGACCTTCCAGTACCTGTGGAAGACGGTCGGCAACAACATCGAGAAGTACCGCTCGTACCCCCGGATCGTCGGCGAGACCGGGGGCAAGGACTTCGTCGTCGCGCACCCCAGCGCCGATCGCGCCGTCCGGAAGACCGCCCTGACCCGCGGTGCCTTCGAGTACCAGGGCCAGAAGTGCTCGGCGACCTCCCGGGCGTACATCCCGGCGTCGATCTGGAACTCCGGCTTCAAGGAGGAGTTCGCGGCCGAGGTCGACTACCTGACCATGGGTGACGTCACCGACCTGTCGAACTTCATCGGCGCCGTCATCGACGAGCGCGCCTTCGCCAAGAACAAGGCCGCCATCGACCGCGCCCAGGCCGACCCGTCCTGCACGATCGTCGCGGGCGGCTCCTACGACGACTCGGTCGGCTACTTCGTGCGTCCGACCGTCATCGAGTGCAGCGACCCGGAGAACGAGGTCTTCACGACCGAGTACTTCGGCCCCATCCTCGCCGTGCACGTCTACGAGGACGACACGTACGACGAGATGCTGACCCAGATGGAGTCGGTGTCCGCGTACGCGCTGACCGGCTCGGTCATCTCGACCGACCGCGCGGCGACCGCGTGCACCATGGAGAAGCTGCGCTACGCGGCCGGCAACTTCTACATCAACGACAAGTCGACCGGCGCCGTCGTCGGCCAGCAGCCCTTCGGCGGCGGCCGTGCCTCCGGCACCAACGACAAGGCCGGCGCCCCGCAGAACCTGATGCGCTGGACGCTGACCCGCGCCATCAAGGAGACGCTGGTCCCGCCGACCGACTACGCGTACCCGCACATGGGCTGA
- a CDS encoding DUF5988 family protein, with protein sequence MNDTAKVFLEGGPDDLPERIVPAPSPGPDVKIELRNGYEHFRPTSRRTGTPQGELPVYEWWERTEMPG encoded by the coding sequence ATGAACGACACGGCGAAGGTGTTCCTGGAAGGCGGCCCGGACGATCTGCCCGAGCGCATCGTCCCGGCCCCGTCCCCCGGCCCGGACGTGAAGATCGAGCTGCGCAACGGCTACGAGCACTTCCGGCCGACCTCCCGCCGCACCGGGACACCGCAGGGGGAACTGCCGGTGTACGAGTGGTGGGAACGCACGGAGATGCCCGGGTAG
- a CDS encoding GNAT family N-acetyltransferase → MTSAAAAGAARTAHTADLTAAELHAVRALLEEAFDGDLADEDWEHALGGVHALVHDEAGRLAGHGSVVMRRVRHRDRWLRVGYIEAVAVRADRRRRGLGGRIMAELERIVDRAYDAGMLSAGDEGAALYAARGWRVWPGRICALGVEGVVRLPDEEGSTFVRPALAGPLDPAFELVFDWRDGDVL, encoded by the coding sequence ATGACGTCCGCCGCAGCCGCCGGTGCCGCGCGCACCGCCCACACCGCCGATCTGACCGCCGCCGAACTCCACGCCGTGCGCGCATTGTTGGAGGAGGCCTTCGACGGCGATCTCGCCGACGAGGACTGGGAGCACGCGCTCGGCGGTGTCCACGCCCTCGTCCACGACGAGGCCGGGCGGCTCGCCGGGCACGGCTCGGTCGTGATGCGCCGGGTCCGGCACCGGGACCGCTGGCTGCGGGTCGGCTACATCGAGGCCGTCGCCGTCCGGGCCGACCGGCGCCGCCGCGGACTCGGCGGGCGCATCATGGCGGAGCTGGAGCGGATCGTCGACCGGGCGTACGACGCGGGGATGCTCTCCGCCGGCGACGAGGGCGCCGCGCTGTACGCCGCGCGCGGCTGGCGGGTGTGGCCCGGGCGGATCTGCGCGCTCGGCGTGGAGGGGGTCGTACGGCTGCCCGACGAGGAGGGGAGCACCTTCGTGCGGCCCGCGCTCGCCGGTCCGCTGGACCCCGCGTTCGAGCTGGTCTTCGACTGGCGGGACGGGGATGTGCTCTGA
- a CDS encoding 3-isopropylmalate dehydrogenase, with product MSRSIDLAVIPGDGIGQEVVAEGLKVLSAVLPQDVKLETKEYDFGARRYHATGETLTDADLDALKGHDAILLGAIGDPSVPSGVLERGFLLKLRFAFDHHVNLRPSKLLPGVATPLAGEPSIDFVVVREGTEGPYTGNGGTIRKGTPHEVATEVSVNTAFGVERVVRDAFARAQARPRKKLALIHKNNVLTFAGHLWTDVFNRVAEEFPEVTTEYMHVDAATIYLVTQPERFDVIVTDNLFGDIVTDLAAAVSGGIGVAASGNINPSGEFPSMFEPVHGSAPDIAGQGKADPTATVLSVALLLRHLGYEAEAARIDEAVSADLADRTGRPARSTSEIGDALSVRVAG from the coding sequence ATGTCTCGCAGCATCGATCTCGCAGTGATCCCCGGTGACGGCATCGGCCAGGAGGTCGTGGCCGAAGGTCTGAAGGTCCTCTCCGCCGTCCTCCCGCAGGATGTGAAGCTGGAGACCAAGGAGTACGACTTCGGCGCCCGGCGCTACCACGCCACGGGGGAGACCCTCACCGACGCCGACCTCGACGCCCTCAAGGGCCACGACGCCATCCTGCTCGGCGCGATCGGCGACCCGTCGGTCCCCTCCGGCGTCCTGGAGCGCGGCTTCCTGCTGAAGCTCCGGTTCGCCTTCGACCACCACGTCAACCTGCGTCCCTCGAAGCTCCTGCCGGGTGTGGCCACCCCGCTCGCCGGCGAGCCGAGCATCGACTTCGTCGTGGTCCGCGAGGGCACCGAGGGCCCGTACACCGGCAACGGCGGCACGATCCGCAAGGGCACCCCGCACGAGGTCGCCACCGAGGTCTCCGTCAACACGGCCTTCGGTGTCGAGCGCGTCGTCCGCGACGCTTTCGCCCGCGCCCAGGCCCGCCCGCGCAAGAAGCTCGCCCTGATCCACAAGAACAACGTGCTGACCTTCGCCGGTCATCTGTGGACGGACGTCTTCAACCGGGTGGCCGAGGAGTTCCCCGAGGTCACCACCGAGTACATGCACGTCGACGCGGCCACCATCTACCTGGTGACCCAGCCCGAGCGGTTCGACGTCATCGTCACCGACAACCTCTTCGGCGACATCGTCACCGACCTCGCCGCGGCCGTCTCCGGCGGCATCGGCGTCGCCGCCAGCGGGAACATCAACCCGTCCGGCGAGTTCCCGTCCATGTTCGAGCCGGTGCACGGCTCCGCCCCGGACATCGCGGGCCAGGGCAAGGCCGACCCCACCGCCACGGTCCTGTCCGTCGCCCTGCTCCTGCGCCACCTCGGCTACGAGGCCGAGGCCGCCCGGATCGACGAGGCGGTCTCCGCCGACCTGGCCGACCGCACCGGCAGGCCCGCGCGCAGCACGTCGGAGATCGGCGACGCGCTCTCCGTACGAGTAGCCGGCTGA
- a CDS encoding branched-chain amino acid aminotransferase: MTTPTIELKPSASPLSSAERDAILADPGFGRHFTDHMVTIKWTEGRGWHDGQLVPYAPLSLDPATMVLHYAQEIFEGLKAYRRPDGTVATFRPEKNALRFQRSARRLGMPELPVETFIEACDALVKQDQAWVPAHGGEESLYLRPFMFATEVGLGVRPAGEYLFIVIASPAGAYFPGGVKPVSIWVSEDHVRAVPGGMGDAKTGGNYAASLLAQAEAAAEGCAQVCYLDAVERKWVEELGGMNLYFVYGDRIVTPSLTGSILEGVTRDSLLQVARDLGYTAEEGRVSVDQWQRDAENGTLTEVFACGTAAVITPVGTVKRTGAEWQQGGGEPGEVTMRLRQALLDIQRGTADDKHGWMHPLG; encoded by the coding sequence ATGACGACGCCCACGATCGAGCTCAAGCCCTCCGCCAGCCCGCTCTCCTCCGCGGAGCGCGACGCGATCCTGGCCGACCCGGGGTTCGGCCGCCACTTCACCGACCACATGGTGACGATCAAGTGGACCGAGGGCCGCGGCTGGCACGACGGCCAGCTCGTGCCGTACGCGCCGCTCTCCCTCGACCCGGCCACCATGGTCCTGCACTACGCGCAGGAGATCTTCGAGGGCCTCAAGGCGTACCGCCGGCCCGACGGGACCGTCGCCACCTTCCGCCCCGAGAAGAACGCCCTCCGCTTCCAGCGCTCGGCCCGCCGGCTCGGCATGCCCGAGCTGCCGGTCGAGACGTTCATCGAGGCCTGTGACGCGCTGGTGAAGCAGGACCAGGCGTGGGTCCCCGCGCACGGCGGCGAGGAGTCCCTGTACCTGCGGCCGTTCATGTTCGCGACCGAGGTCGGGCTGGGCGTCCGGCCCGCCGGCGAGTACCTGTTCATCGTCATCGCCTCCCCGGCCGGCGCCTACTTCCCGGGCGGCGTCAAGCCGGTGTCGATCTGGGTCTCCGAGGACCACGTCCGCGCGGTGCCCGGCGGCATGGGCGACGCAAAGACCGGCGGCAACTACGCCGCCTCCCTGCTGGCCCAGGCCGAGGCGGCCGCCGAGGGCTGCGCCCAGGTCTGCTACCTCGACGCGGTCGAGCGCAAGTGGGTCGAGGAACTCGGCGGCATGAACCTGTACTTCGTGTACGGCGACCGGATCGTCACCCCGTCCCTCACCGGCTCCATCCTGGAGGGCGTCACCCGTGACTCGCTGCTGCAGGTCGCCCGTGACCTCGGCTACACGGCCGAGGAGGGCCGCGTCTCCGTCGACCAGTGGCAGCGCGACGCGGAGAACGGCACCCTCACCGAGGTCTTCGCCTGCGGCACCGCGGCGGTCATCACTCCGGTCGGCACCGTCAAGCGCACCGGCGCCGAGTGGCAGCAGGGCGGCGGCGAGCCCGGCGAGGTCACGATGAGGCTGCGCCAGGCTCTCCTCGACATCCAGCGCGGCACGGCCGACGACAAGCACGGCTGGATGCACCCGCTGGGTTAG
- a CDS encoding cytosine permease yields the protein MPREQRGVDTIPEDERTSGPKDLVSILLGSNLCLGVIVFGWLPPSFGLGWWASVSSIVLGTLAGTVLTAPLALVSLRTATNLSTSSGAQFGVRGRLVGSVVGLLLALGYSALTVWIGGDVMVGVLGRLTGMPADDVAYGVVYALLAAATVAGAVYGYRVLLALSRVLAIGMTALLVLGVIAYAPHFTTGALPEAGGYLLGGFWPTWLLSAVAAGLSGPIAFITLLGDYTRYISPVRHSARRVLHATWLGLILGLLVPQLFGTFTAYAARAALDYAGPLVDASPDWYLLPLLLAASAGSVGNAGLMLYSMGLDLDAILPRASRATATYAVAVVATVCVFAGHYASSTQDAMTSFVLLLTAIGTPWAVITLIGFARCGGVYDAEALQVFNRRARGGIYWYRGGWNIRATVSWTLGAVVGVLAVALPSYEGPLLGLTGGVDCSFLLSGLVGGAAYLLLTPGAAAPANTAAAVDSVPTAAVKVPADD from the coding sequence ATGCCGAGGGAACAGCGCGGGGTCGACACCATCCCCGAGGACGAACGCACCAGTGGACCGAAGGACCTCGTGTCGATCCTGCTCGGGTCGAATCTCTGTCTGGGAGTGATCGTCTTCGGCTGGCTGCCGCCGTCGTTCGGTCTCGGCTGGTGGGCCTCCGTCAGCTCGATCGTGCTCGGCACCCTGGCCGGCACCGTCCTCACCGCCCCGCTGGCCCTGGTCTCGCTGCGCACGGCGACCAACCTGTCGACGTCGTCCGGCGCCCAGTTCGGCGTGCGCGGACGCCTGGTCGGCTCGGTCGTCGGCCTGCTGCTGGCTCTCGGATACTCCGCGCTCACCGTGTGGATCGGCGGCGACGTGATGGTCGGCGTACTGGGCCGCCTGACCGGCATGCCGGCCGACGACGTCGCGTACGGCGTGGTCTACGCGCTGCTGGCCGCCGCGACCGTCGCGGGCGCGGTGTACGGCTACCGCGTGCTGCTCGCCCTGTCCCGCGTCCTCGCGATCGGCATGACGGCCCTGCTGGTCCTCGGCGTGATCGCCTACGCCCCGCACTTCACGACCGGCGCGCTCCCGGAGGCCGGCGGCTATCTGCTGGGCGGCTTCTGGCCGACCTGGCTGCTGTCGGCGGTCGCGGCCGGACTGTCCGGGCCGATCGCGTTCATCACCCTGCTCGGCGACTACACCCGCTACATCTCACCCGTCCGCCACTCCGCGCGCCGGGTGCTGCACGCGACCTGGCTCGGCCTGATCCTGGGCCTGCTGGTGCCGCAGCTCTTCGGCACCTTCACGGCGTACGCGGCACGCGCGGCCCTCGACTACGCGGGGCCGCTGGTCGACGCCTCCCCCGACTGGTACCTGCTGCCGCTGCTGCTCGCCGCCTCGGCCGGATCGGTCGGCAACGCGGGCCTGATGCTCTACTCGATGGGCCTGGACCTGGACGCGATCCTGCCGCGCGCCTCCCGCGCGACGGCCACGTACGCGGTCGCCGTCGTCGCCACCGTGTGCGTCTTCGCCGGGCACTACGCCTCCAGCACCCAGGACGCGATGACGTCGTTCGTGCTGCTGCTGACGGCGATCGGCACGCCCTGGGCGGTCATCACCCTCATCGGCTTCGCCCGCTGCGGGGGCGTGTACGACGCGGAGGCGCTCCAGGTGTTCAACCGCCGGGCACGGGGCGGGATCTACTGGTACCGGGGCGGCTGGAACATACGGGCGACGGTGTCCTGGACGCTGGGCGCGGTGGTGGGCGTCCTGGCGGTCGCCCTGCCGTCGTACGAGGGGCCGCTGCTGGGCCTGACCGGCGGGGTGGACTGCAGCTTCCTGCTGTCGGGGCTGGTCGGGGGCGCGGCGTATCTGCTGCTGACCCCCGGCGCCGCCGCGCCCGCGAACACCGCGGCCGCCGTGGACAGCGTGCCCACGGCGGCCGTGAAGGTGCCTGCCGACGACTAA
- the ureA gene encoding urease subunit gamma: MRLTPTERDRLLLFGAAELARARRARGLRLNVPEATALIADTVCEAARDGLRLTEAIGRARSVLGPDDVLPGVADVVTEVHVEAVFDDGSRLAVVSDPIGGGLGEHAPGALLPGPEHAEPEPALRLTVTNTAAVPVSVTSHFHFFEANPRLDFTRAQAYGMRLAVPAGSSVRFGPGESAEVGLVPIGGDRVAIGFAGLVDGPLDAPGAREEALRRAAACGYLGTDEKEAGR, from the coding sequence ATGAGACTGACGCCCACGGAACGTGACCGGCTGCTGCTCTTCGGTGCCGCGGAACTGGCGCGGGCCCGCCGCGCGCGCGGGCTGCGGCTCAACGTCCCCGAGGCGACCGCGCTCATCGCGGACACGGTGTGCGAGGCCGCCCGCGACGGCCTCCGGCTCACCGAGGCGATCGGGCGGGCCCGCTCCGTGCTCGGCCCGGACGACGTCCTGCCCGGTGTCGCGGACGTCGTCACCGAGGTGCACGTCGAGGCCGTCTTCGACGACGGCTCCCGGCTCGCGGTCGTCTCCGACCCGATCGGCGGCGGCCTGGGCGAGCACGCCCCGGGCGCCCTGCTGCCCGGCCCCGAGCACGCCGAACCCGAGCCGGCCCTGCGGCTGACGGTCACCAACACCGCCGCCGTGCCGGTCTCCGTCACCTCCCACTTCCACTTCTTCGAGGCCAACCCGCGCCTCGACTTCACCCGGGCCCAGGCGTACGGGATGCGGCTCGCCGTGCCCGCCGGGTCCTCCGTCCGGTTCGGGCCGGGGGAGAGCGCCGAGGTCGGGCTCGTCCCCATCGGCGGCGACCGCGTCGCCATCGGCTTCGCGGGCCTGGTCGACGGGCCGCTGGACGCGCCCGGCGCCCGCGAGGAGGCCCTGCGCCGGGCCGCCGCCTGCGGCTACCTGGGCACCGACGAGAAGGAGGCCGGCCGATGA